The genomic window CGTGCTTGCCCAGGGGCTTGCCCTGGCGGCTCATGCGCAGCTGGAGCTGCCCGGCTTCCAGGCACTCGTTGCAGATGAAGGCCTCGGGTCCCGCGAGGAGCTGTTCCACCTCGTGGGGCTCCTTGCCGCAGAAGGAGCATTTCTGCTCGCGCTTGTATTTATTCATCTGTCACTCCCCTCCTGGGGGCTGAACTGAACGGCACCGTGCCTAGGCTACATCGTGAATGGTCTTGAGTTCCAGGATCTCGAAGCGCCGGGTGCCCGCGGGGATCTGGACGCGGACCTCGTTGCCCTCTTCCTGGCCCACCAGCGCCATGCCGATGGGGGAGCTGATGCTGAGATGCTGCGGGTGGCCATCCAGTTCCTCCGGAAGCACCAGCGTGTAGGTGAATTCCTCCTCGGAATCGAGGTCCAGGATCGTGACTTTGGAGCCGTAGGCGGCCCGGGACTTGGGCAGGCGGCTGATGTCCAGGCTGGCCACTTCGGAGATGCGCTTCTCGATGGTCACGAGCTTGTTCTGGAACATGTCGCGCTTGGCCAGCGCCTGCTCGTATTCGGCGTTTTCGGACAGGTCGCCCTGCCCGGCCGCCCGGGCGATCTCCTGGGGGATGTCCACCAGAAGGGCCTGCTTGATGTCCTTGAGTTCCTTCTCGAGCTTCACGAGCACGTGCTTGGGCATGGTCATGTCCGGGGAAAGGGTCAAAAAAAGGCGGGCCGAGGGGCCCGGTCACACGCGGGAGAGTTGAACCGATTCTACCCATTCTGGGGGCGGAAGCGGAGCCGGAAGGGGGTTCCCCTCGCCGGGACGGGTCTTGAAGCGGCGGTGCATCCAGAACCACCAGCGGGGGTCCTTCCGGATCTGATCTTCGATGCGGGCGGTCATGAGCTGGGTGGCCACCCAGGCGTCCTTCGCCGCATCGCCGGTGACGGGCACCTGGAAGGGGGGCTCGAAGCGGACGGTGGTGGTGCCGTCGGGGTTGGGCCAGCTGAAGACCGGCAGCACGGGCAGGCCATAGCGCGCGGCCAGGCTGCCGGCGGTACCGAAGGTGGAGGCCCACTGGCCGAGGAACTTCACCCACACCCCCATGGTGAGGGCATCCTGATCCAGCAGGAAACCCACGCCGCGGCCGGCCTTGAGGGCTTTCAGCGTCTCCCGCATGGCGCCGTCCTTGAGGATCACCCGGTTGCCGAACCGGGTGCGGAAGCCCAGGGAGATGGGCTCCAGCAGCGGGTTGTCCAGCTCCCGCCCGATGGCATCCAGGGTACGGCCGTGGCGGCTCTGGGCCAGGGCGATGGCCTCCCAGTTGCCGTAGTGGCCCGTGAGCTGGATGAAGCCCTTGCCGGAAGCCTGGGCGGCATCAAAGTGCTCCAGACCCTCGACTTTGATCCAGCGGTCCAGTTCCTCGGGGGTGGCTCGGCGCAATCGCAGCAGGCCCACGAACAAGGCCCCGAAGTGCCGGAAGCAGGTGCGGGCCATGGCCCGGGTCTCCGCCTCGGAGAGGCCCAGGTCCGCGAAGCGCAGGTTCTCCCGGACGATGCGGCGGTGCCGGGGGTCCACCAGATAGAACAAGGTGCCCGCGGCCTCCCCGAGGGCCTGCACTGTGGCCCAGGGCAGGCGCCCGATCACCCCATCCAGCAGGCGGAAGACACCGTACTCCAGGCGGTGCCGGAGCGTGGGAGCGGGAGAGGGGGTCATGTCAGCCATAAAAAAAGGGGCGCCTCGGGGTGACGAGGCGCGGACAGTCAGTCTAGCAGGAACCCCTTCAGGATTCTTTCGTCAGCAATGTCAACACTTCCATCACGCGAGATGGGGAAATCCGATGGGCGCTGGAGCCATGGGTGGGGAAGTCCGCCGCCACCCCGGGGTCGCAGTCCACATCCGGCCCCCGCAGGGCCAGGGCCCGGGGCCCGATGGGGTTCACCCACACCTCGGGGCTGGGGCCGAAGAGGGTCACCGTGGGCCGCCCCGTAGCCGCGGCCGTGTGCGCCAGACCTGTATCGATGGCCACATTGCCCCAGGCCGCGGACTGGACGGCACAGGCTTCAGGCAGGGTCGTCCTTCCCGCCAGGTTCAATGCGCCGGGCACCGCCGCGGCGAGCTCGGCGCCCAGCGGCGCCTCGTCCGGCCCGCCCAGCAGGACCGGGCGGAGGCCGCGGGCCTGAAGGAGCCGCATCAGCTCCGGCCAGGTGCGGTCCTCGGGGAACCAGCGTTTGCCGAAGCCGCGGGTGCCGAAGGCCAGGGTGGCGTAGGGCTCGCCCGCCCAGCCCACCTCGCGGAGCTTCTCGGGCCCCTTCCGCCCGCCCAGCAGGTCCGGCGTGAGGGGCAGCCACAGGGCCCGGTCATCGCCCGTGAGCGTCGCCAGCAGGGGCTGGATGCGGGTGGCAATGTGCAGGGGCAGGTCGCGGTACTTGATGGGGTGGTGGTAGAGCAGGCGCAGATGGTTGTCCGCGATGCCGGCCCGGATGGGCACCCGGCTCAGCCAGGCGGCGAAGGGCAGCCGGGCGCTCTGCGAGAGGTTCAGGAAGGCGGCGGGAGGGCGCTTGCGCCAGCCCCGCACCAGGGCCCAGGGATCGGGCTTGGCGGCCCCGCCGCCTTCGATGAGGGACGCGGCGATGAAGGCGGGATCGGCCTCCGACAGCAAGGCGGCGCCGATGTGATGGCCCACGGCGATCCACCGCAGGTGTACGCCCCGGGCCGTGGCCACCCCGTTCCAGTGGTGCTGGAGGGTCCGCAGGAAGGGGAGGGTCATCACGACATCGCCCAGCTGGCGCGGGAAGCGGATCCACACCTCGGGCGCGGCGCCCTGGGCCAGGGCGCGGTCCAGGTCGGCCAGCACCGGGTGGCCAGTCGCGCGCTCGCCCGGGCCCGCGCTCATGCGCCTTCCCGTGACAGCGGCATGGTCATGCAGCGGGGACCGCCCCGGGCCCGGCTCAGCTCACCGGCCTCGATCTGGATCAGGTACTTCTGGCCATCCAGCAGGTCCAGGCTCGCCTCCGTCAGGACCTGCCGGGCCGTCACCACCCGGTAGCCGGCCTTGTCGAGGGCCTCCCCCGTGGCGATGTTGCGGGCATAGCTGGCGATGACTCCCGGGGCCAGGCAGAAGGCGTTGGCGCCGTCGGTCCACTGCTCCCGCTGCTGGAGGATGGGATCCTTCCCGCCA from Geothrix sp. includes these protein-coding regions:
- a CDS encoding glycosyltransferase family 9 protein, which codes for MSAGPGERATGHPVLADLDRALAQGAAPEVWIRFPRQLGDVVMTLPFLRTLQHHWNGVATARGVHLRWIAVGHHIGAALLSEADPAFIAASLIEGGGAAKPDPWALVRGWRKRPPAAFLNLSQSARLPFAAWLSRVPIRAGIADNHLRLLYHHPIKYRDLPLHIATRIQPLLATLTGDDRALWLPLTPDLLGGRKGPEKLREVGWAGEPYATLAFGTRGFGKRWFPEDRTWPELMRLLQARGLRPVLLGGPDEAPLGAELAAAVPGALNLAGRTTLPEACAVQSAAWGNVAIDTGLAHTAAATGRPTVTLFGPSPEVWVNPIGPRALALRGPDVDCDPGVAADFPTHGSSAHRISPSRVMEVLTLLTKES
- a CDS encoding GreA/GreB family elongation factor is translated as MPKHVLVKLEKELKDIKQALLVDIPQEIARAAGQGDLSENAEYEQALAKRDMFQNKLVTIEKRISEVASLDISRLPKSRAAYGSKVTILDLDSEEEFTYTLVLPEELDGHPQHLSISSPIGMALVGQEEGNEVRVQIPAGTRRFEILELKTIHDVA
- a CDS encoding lysophospholipid acyltransferase family protein; amino-acid sequence: MTPSPAPTLRHRLEYGVFRLLDGVIGRLPWATVQALGEAAGTLFYLVDPRHRRIVRENLRFADLGLSEAETRAMARTCFRHFGALFVGLLRLRRATPEELDRWIKVEGLEHFDAAQASGKGFIQLTGHYGNWEAIALAQSRHGRTLDAIGRELDNPLLEPISLGFRTRFGNRVILKDGAMRETLKALKAGRGVGFLLDQDALTMGVWVKFLGQWASTFGTAGSLAARYGLPVLPVFSWPNPDGTTTVRFEPPFQVPVTGDAAKDAWVATQLMTARIEDQIRKDPRWWFWMHRRFKTRPGEGNPLPAPLPPPEWVESVQLSRV